From one Trueperella pyogenes genomic stretch:
- the atpB gene encoding F0F1 ATP synthase subunit A, with protein sequence MNFSPLTSLPIFLSGGGQGFVPPSVEGEFNPPAFLFQGTPFELNRIVMARMIAAFFLAFILIWYSRHKRLVPNRRLAAVESLLDFSKVKIGEEILGKEHAHRYQPFTMTIFLGLFFMNITGVIPGLQIAGTSLVGMPLIFALFSYFGFIVAGIRAQGGWSFFKGQLFPPGIPWPIYFIMTPIEFLSTFILRPITLTLRLLMNLVAGHLILAICFAGTHYLYFTLSGVVGGITGTLTFLGGIAFMCFEIFVAGLQAYIFAMLTASYISLSISEH encoded by the coding sequence GTGAATTTTTCTCCGCTTACATCGTTACCCATCTTCCTATCGGGAGGTGGACAGGGGTTCGTCCCGCCCTCGGTTGAGGGAGAATTCAACCCTCCGGCGTTTCTTTTTCAAGGCACGCCCTTTGAGCTGAACCGCATCGTCATGGCCCGCATGATTGCGGCGTTCTTCTTGGCTTTTATCCTCATTTGGTACTCGCGCCACAAGCGCCTCGTCCCCAACCGCCGCCTGGCCGCGGTCGAGTCATTGCTGGATTTTTCCAAGGTCAAGATCGGTGAAGAGATCCTAGGCAAGGAGCACGCGCACCGCTACCAGCCGTTCACCATGACGATCTTTTTGGGGCTGTTCTTTATGAACATCACCGGCGTCATTCCCGGCCTGCAGATAGCTGGCACCTCGCTTGTGGGCATGCCGCTGATTTTTGCCCTCTTTTCCTATTTTGGCTTCATTGTCGCAGGCATCCGCGCCCAGGGCGGCTGGAGCTTCTTCAAGGGACAGTTGTTTCCACCTGGGATCCCGTGGCCCATCTACTTCATCATGACGCCGATCGAGTTCCTCTCGACCTTCATTCTCCGCCCGATTACCCTCACTTTGCGTCTGTTGATGAACCTGGTGGCGGGCCATCTCATCCTGGCGATCTGTTTTGCTGGAACGCACTATCTGTACTTCACGCTTTCGGGCGTGGTTGGAGGCATTACGGGGACTCTCACGTTCCTCGGCGGGATCGCCTTCATGTGCTTCGAAATCTTCGTTGCCGGATTGCAGGCATACATCTTCGCTATGCTGACCGCCTCCTACATCTCCTTGTCCATTTCAGAACACTGA
- a CDS encoding F0F1 ATP synthase subunit delta — MRSGSEAALERARDRWAAFVATQPGQEIDLSQQMFSVVDTIKSSTALTSALEGGSRDGDARANLARTLFSGRVADEVTELVESMAREEWSQRNDLQRALEALAVDTILMGARHKGQLSKVEEELYQAMRLYSDHRDLRLAFTTPNITTEARHELAQRLFHRLTPWSVALIRRSVAREHHTIPGLLRRYTDAAARMADHLVAAVTSAIPLTREQEERLVAILSAKYGEPVKVHVSIDTSVIGGLRIYVGDDIIDGTIASRLESVRGAFTN, encoded by the coding sequence ATGCGATCGGGAAGTGAGGCCGCACTCGAGCGCGCGCGTGACCGATGGGCGGCATTCGTTGCCACCCAGCCTGGTCAGGAGATTGATCTGAGTCAGCAGATGTTCTCCGTGGTGGACACTATCAAGTCGTCCACGGCTCTGACGAGCGCTCTCGAAGGCGGATCCCGCGACGGCGATGCGCGAGCGAACTTGGCACGAACACTCTTTTCAGGCCGCGTAGCAGACGAGGTCACCGAGCTCGTAGAGAGCATGGCGCGCGAGGAATGGTCGCAGCGAAATGACCTGCAGCGAGCGCTTGAAGCTCTGGCGGTAGACACGATCCTCATGGGCGCACGCCACAAGGGCCAGTTGTCTAAGGTGGAAGAAGAGCTCTACCAAGCCATGCGGCTGTATTCGGATCATCGCGATCTGCGTCTTGCCTTTACGACGCCGAACATCACCACCGAGGCACGCCACGAGCTCGCCCAGCGGCTCTTCCACCGACTCACCCCTTGGTCGGTTGCCCTCATTCGCCGCTCTGTTGCCCGCGAACACCACACCATTCCCGGCCTATTGAGGCGTTACACGGACGCGGCAGCGCGGATGGCCGATCATCTGGTGGCGGCGGTGACCAGCGCAATTCCCCTCACGCGCGAGCAGGAGGAGCGCCTTGTGGCGATCCTGTCCGCTAAGTACGGCGAGCCGGTCAAGGTTCACGTCTCGATCGACACCTCGGTGATTGGCGGCCTGCGAATCTATGTAGGGGACGACATTATTGATGGCACTATCGCCAGCCGACTCGAGTCCGTTCGAGGGGCATTTACTAACTAA
- the atpD gene encoding F0F1 ATP synthase subunit beta, whose product MTDTSLKLANGRIIQVVGAVVDVEFPPDALPEINYALEVEVALPEDETDGTAGTKSMVLEVAQHLGDNIVRTIAMKPTDGLVRGATVRNTGAPISVPVGDITKGHVFNVVGECLNLADGETLEVTERWPIHRTAPNFDQLEGQTKMFETGIKVIDLLTPYVQGGKIGLFGGAGVGKTVLIQEMIQRVAQDHGGVSVFAGVGERTREGNDLIMEMEEAGVLDKTALVFGQMDEPPGVRLRIALSGLTMAEYFRDVQNQDVLLFIDNIFRFTQAGSEVSTLLGRMPSAVGYQPTLADEMGALQERITSTRGHSITSLQAIYVPADDYTDPAPATTFAHLDATTELSRDIASRGLYPAVDPLASTSRILDPQYVGQTHYDVATRVKAILQKNKELQDIISILGVDELSEEDKITVARARRIEQYLSQNTYTAVKFTGVEGSTVPIDETVEAFRRITEGEYDHIPEQAFFNIGGIEDIERAWAKIQAES is encoded by the coding sequence ATGACAGATACGTCGCTAAAGTTGGCCAACGGCCGCATCATTCAGGTGGTCGGGGCGGTCGTGGACGTCGAGTTCCCACCGGATGCCCTTCCCGAAATCAACTACGCCCTTGAGGTAGAGGTGGCGTTGCCCGAGGACGAGACAGACGGCACCGCAGGTACGAAGTCCATGGTGCTCGAAGTTGCGCAGCACTTGGGGGACAACATCGTGCGCACGATCGCCATGAAGCCCACCGACGGCCTAGTGCGCGGGGCAACAGTGCGCAACACCGGCGCTCCAATTTCTGTGCCGGTGGGCGACATCACGAAGGGACACGTCTTCAACGTGGTGGGCGAGTGCCTCAACCTCGCAGACGGCGAGACCCTGGAAGTGACCGAACGCTGGCCGATCCACCGGACCGCGCCGAACTTTGACCAGCTCGAAGGTCAAACGAAGATGTTCGAGACGGGCATCAAGGTGATCGATCTGCTGACCCCTTACGTTCAGGGCGGCAAGATCGGCCTGTTCGGCGGTGCTGGTGTGGGCAAGACCGTTCTGATCCAAGAAATGATCCAGCGCGTGGCTCAGGACCACGGTGGCGTATCCGTTTTCGCCGGTGTCGGGGAGCGCACCCGCGAGGGCAATGACCTCATCATGGAGATGGAAGAGGCCGGGGTTCTGGATAAGACCGCGCTGGTCTTCGGCCAGATGGATGAGCCGCCGGGGGTTCGCCTGCGTATCGCGCTTTCTGGTCTGACCATGGCCGAGTACTTCCGCGATGTGCAAAACCAAGACGTGCTGCTGTTTATCGACAACATCTTCCGCTTCACCCAGGCGGGGTCTGAGGTGTCGACGCTGCTGGGCCGCATGCCGTCTGCCGTGGGCTACCAGCCCACCCTCGCAGATGAGATGGGCGCGCTTCAAGAGCGCATTACATCGACGCGCGGCCACTCGATTACGTCACTGCAGGCCATCTACGTCCCGGCCGACGATTACACTGATCCGGCTCCTGCGACGACGTTCGCCCACCTGGACGCCACTACCGAGCTTTCGCGTGATATCGCCTCTCGCGGCCTATACCCGGCCGTGGACCCGCTGGCGTCGACGTCGCGCATTCTCGACCCGCAGTACGTGGGCCAGACGCACTACGACGTCGCCACCCGCGTCAAGGCGATCCTGCAGAAGAACAAGGAGCTTCAGGACATCATCTCGATCCTTGGCGTGGATGAGCTTTCCGAAGAGGACAAGATCACCGTTGCACGCGCACGCCGTATCGAGCAGTACCTCTCGCAAAACACGTACACGGCTGTGAAGTTCACGGGTGTGGAGGGCTCGACAGTGCCGATCGACGAAACCGTAGAAGCCTTCCGCCGCATCACCGAGGGCGAGTACGACCACATCCCAGAGCAGGCTTTCTTCAACATCGGCGGCATCGAGGACATCGAGCGCGCCTGGGCCAAGATTCAGGCTGAATCATGA
- a CDS encoding F0F1 ATP synthase subunit gamma, producing MAGEQRIYKQKIKATQTLEKVFSAMELIAASRVGRARNRALGQDPYTQALTKSIAAVAAHADEQHPLLNERTDTNRVLIFVVTSDRGMAGAYSASVLREADRLREELTAQGKEPVIYAFGRRGVSHFKFRGVELAGSWIGESDNPTADTAHEISREFLSRFLAPVSEGGVSELHAVYTRFESMITQNVEVRRMLPLVVVDDEEGLTAELPLYEFEPSPRQLFDTLLPMYIDQRIYALLLMAAASELASRQQAMHAATENAQNLIEDYTRLANNARQAEITTEITEIISGADSLGK from the coding sequence GTGGCCGGCGAACAGCGTATTTACAAGCAGAAGATCAAAGCGACACAGACGCTCGAAAAGGTCTTCTCCGCGATGGAGCTGATTGCGGCTTCACGCGTTGGCAGGGCGCGCAATCGGGCGCTCGGCCAAGATCCCTATACGCAGGCCCTGACCAAGTCGATCGCCGCGGTTGCCGCACACGCTGATGAACAACACCCGTTGCTCAATGAGCGTACCGACACCAATAGGGTCCTCATCTTCGTCGTCACCTCCGACCGCGGCATGGCCGGCGCTTATTCGGCCTCAGTGCTGCGCGAGGCCGATCGCCTGCGCGAGGAGCTCACGGCGCAGGGCAAGGAGCCCGTCATCTACGCTTTCGGGCGCCGAGGCGTGTCCCACTTCAAGTTCCGCGGCGTGGAGCTCGCCGGTTCGTGGATCGGCGAGTCCGACAACCCTACGGCCGACACGGCGCACGAGATCTCGCGGGAGTTTCTGTCCCGCTTCCTGGCACCCGTTAGCGAGGGTGGAGTCAGCGAGCTGCACGCCGTCTACACGCGTTTCGAGTCAATGATCACGCAGAACGTCGAGGTGCGCCGCATGCTGCCGCTCGTCGTCGTCGACGACGAGGAGGGCCTGACGGCAGAGCTGCCACTCTACGAATTCGAGCCCTCGCCCCGTCAGCTCTTCGACACGCTGCTGCCCATGTATATTGACCAGCGCATCTACGCACTGTTGCTGATGGCCGCCGCATCCGAGCTAGCATCGCGCCAGCAGGCGATGCACGCGGCCACCGAAAATGCGCAGAACCTCATCGAGGACTACACGCGCCTTGCGAATAATGCTCGCCAGGCGGAGATCACCACTGAAATTACTGAAATTATCTCCGGCGCGGACAGCCTCGGAAAGTAA
- the atpA gene encoding F0F1 ATP synthase subunit alpha, which produces MAELIKPEEIRAALDSFVSSYEPPKAASEEVGHVTLTADGIARVDGLPGAMANELLKFEDDTLGLAMNLEEEEIGVVVLGDFAGIREGMEVRRTGEVLSVPVGDGYLGRVVNPLGEPIDGLGKIAGIDGRRALELQAPGVMMRKSVHEPLQTGLKSIDAMIPIGRGQRQLIIGDRKTGKTALAVDAILNQKENWESGDPNRQVRCIYVAVGQKGSTIASVRATLEAHGALEYTTIVAAPASDSAGFKYLAPYTGSAIGQHWMYQGKHVLIIFDDLSKQAEAYRSLSLLLRRPPGREAYPGDVFYLHSRLLERCAKLSDELGAGSMTGLPIIETKANDVSAYIPTNVISITDGQIFLQSDLFNSNQRPAVDVGISVSRVGGDAQIKAMKKVAGTLKITLAQYRAQAAFAMFASDLDATTRRQLTRGERLMELLKQPQYTPYAVEDQVASVWAGTHGYLDTIELKDVSKFEAGYLDYLRHNTKVLQTILETGKLEADTEEALAAATQQYLESFTSAYRTHELPTDDVDPAQKSQEQIVRSKRG; this is translated from the coding sequence ATGGCGGAACTGATCAAGCCGGAGGAGATCCGGGCTGCGTTGGACAGCTTCGTGAGTTCGTATGAGCCCCCGAAAGCGGCCAGCGAGGAAGTTGGACACGTCACCCTGACTGCCGACGGCATCGCTCGTGTCGACGGCTTGCCGGGTGCCATGGCAAACGAGCTGTTGAAGTTCGAAGACGACACTCTCGGGCTGGCGATGAACCTCGAAGAGGAGGAGATCGGCGTCGTCGTTTTGGGTGACTTTGCGGGCATCCGCGAGGGAATGGAAGTGCGCCGCACTGGGGAAGTTCTTTCCGTCCCCGTCGGCGATGGCTACCTGGGCCGTGTGGTCAACCCGCTGGGCGAACCGATTGACGGCCTGGGCAAAATCGCAGGCATCGACGGTCGGCGTGCGCTCGAGCTCCAGGCTCCTGGAGTCATGATGCGAAAGTCTGTGCACGAGCCGCTACAGACCGGCTTGAAGTCCATCGACGCGATGATTCCGATCGGCCGTGGCCAGCGTCAGCTGATCATTGGAGACCGCAAGACAGGCAAAACGGCCCTCGCAGTGGACGCCATACTCAACCAAAAGGAGAATTGGGAATCTGGCGATCCGAACAGGCAGGTCCGATGCATCTACGTGGCTGTCGGCCAGAAGGGTTCGACCATCGCCTCTGTGCGTGCCACGCTCGAGGCGCACGGCGCGCTGGAATACACGACCATCGTCGCTGCCCCCGCTTCCGATTCGGCTGGCTTTAAGTACCTTGCCCCTTACACCGGTTCGGCCATCGGCCAGCACTGGATGTACCAGGGCAAGCACGTCTTGATCATCTTCGACGATCTGTCCAAGCAGGCAGAGGCCTATCGCTCGCTGTCCCTCTTGCTGCGTCGGCCGCCGGGGCGCGAGGCCTACCCAGGCGATGTCTTCTACCTGCACTCCCGCCTCCTCGAGCGCTGCGCCAAGCTCTCCGACGAACTCGGCGCCGGCTCTATGACGGGTCTGCCGATCATCGAGACCAAGGCCAACGACGTCTCCGCCTACATCCCCACCAACGTCATCTCGATTACTGACGGCCAGATCTTCCTCCAGTCGGATCTGTTCAACTCCAATCAGCGCCCAGCCGTCGACGTCGGCATCTCGGTTTCTCGCGTGGGCGGAGACGCGCAGATCAAAGCGATGAAGAAGGTTGCCGGTACGCTGAAGATCACCTTGGCGCAGTACCGCGCGCAGGCAGCGTTCGCGATGTTCGCATCGGATCTGGACGCCACCACGCGCCGGCAGCTCACGCGCGGCGAGCGCCTGATGGAGCTGCTCAAGCAGCCGCAGTACACCCCGTACGCGGTCGAGGATCAGGTGGCTTCCGTGTGGGCAGGCACACACGGTTACCTCGATACGATCGAGCTCAAGGACGTGTCCAAGTTTGAGGCGGGCTACCTCGACTACCTGCGTCACAACACCAAGGTCCTGCAGACGATCCTGGAGACCGGCAAACTCGAAGCAGACACGGAAGAGGCGCTCGCTGCGGCTACGCAGCAGTATCTGGAGTCCTTCACCTCCGCCTATCGCACCCACGAGCTGCCGACCGACGACGTCGATCCTGCCCAAAAGTCGCAGGAGCAGATCGTTCGGTCTAAGAGAGGTTAA
- the atpF gene encoding F0F1 ATP synthase subunit B, with protein sequence MISMQELILAEGGFFHILAPGLSELLWGTLAFIIVAVAVYKYAWPAYVETLDERAQKIDEGLREAEQARAEIADSQAKLVDEIRNAQREATGIRENAQDNAKAIIAEAQAKARTEADSLIVGAHRRIDADSEAAMRTLRGDVGVLATELAGRIVGEAIRDEALARRVIDRFLDDLETMTPELKKEAEA encoded by the coding sequence ATGATATCCATGCAGGAGTTGATTCTTGCTGAGGGCGGGTTCTTCCACATTCTCGCTCCGGGGCTGTCAGAACTCCTCTGGGGTACGTTAGCCTTCATCATCGTGGCCGTCGCAGTCTATAAATATGCTTGGCCGGCGTACGTCGAAACGCTCGATGAGCGCGCTCAGAAGATTGATGAGGGCCTGCGTGAGGCCGAGCAAGCGCGTGCGGAGATTGCCGATAGCCAAGCAAAGCTTGTTGACGAGATTCGTAACGCGCAGCGCGAAGCCACCGGGATCCGAGAGAACGCCCAAGACAACGCAAAGGCTATTATTGCCGAGGCACAGGCTAAGGCTCGCACAGAAGCTGACAGCCTGATCGTGGGTGCACACCGCCGCATCGATGCCGATTCGGAGGCAGCCATGCGCACTCTTAGGGGCGACGTCGGCGTGCTGGCCACCGAGCTAGCCGGGCGTATTGTGGGTGAAGCAATCCGGGACGAGGCGCTTGCGCGTCGCGTCATCGATCGCTTCCTCGACGATCTAGAAACAATGACCCCCGAACTGAAGAAAGAGGCGGAGGCCTAA
- the atpE gene encoding ATP synthase F0 subunit C, which translates to MIGNIATIGYGLATLGPGIGIGLIGAKNQEATARQPELASFLRVNMFLSMAFAEALGLVGFGAGLVFGA; encoded by the coding sequence ATGATCGGTAATATTGCGACCATCGGCTACGGTCTTGCTACTCTCGGTCCGGGCATCGGCATTGGCCTCATCGGCGCCAAGAATCAGGAAGCAACGGCTCGTCAGCCGGAGCTCGCTAGCTTCCTGCGCGTCAACATGTTCCTCTCCATGGCTTTTGCTGAGGCTTTGGGTCTGGTTGGGTTCGGTGCTGGTCTCGTCTTTGGTGCATGA